Proteins found in one Neofelis nebulosa isolate mNeoNeb1 chromosome 3, mNeoNeb1.pri, whole genome shotgun sequence genomic segment:
- the UCP1 gene encoding mitochondrial brown fat uncoupling protein 1, with amino-acid sequence MVGLTASDVPPTMAVKIFSAGVAACVADVITFPLDTAKVRLQIQGECQTSSTIKYKGVLGTISTLAKTEGPMKLYSGLPAGLQRQISFASLRIGLYDTVQEFFSAGKETTAGLGSKISAGLTTGGVAVFIGQPTEVVKVRLQAQSHLHGLKPRYTGTYNAYRIIATTEGLTGLWKGTTPNLTRNVIINCTELVTYDLMKEALVKNKLLADDLPCHFVSALIAGFCTTVLSSPVDVVKTRFVNSPPGQYTSVPNCAITMLTKEGPLAFFKGFVPSFLRLGSWNVIMFVCFEQLKRELMKSRQTMDCAT; translated from the exons ATGGTGGGCCTGACAGCCTCGGACGTGCCCCCGACCATGGCGGTCAAGATCTTCTCTGCTGGCGTGGCGGCCTGTGTGGCGGATGTGATCACCTTCCCGCTGGACACGGCCAAAGTCCGGCTACAG atCCAAGGCGAATGCCAGACCTCCAGTACCATTAAGTACAAAGGTGTCCTGGGAACAATCAGCACTCTGGCAAAAACAGAAGGGCCGATGAAACTCTATAGTGGGCTGCCTGCTGGCCTCCAGAGACAAATAAGCTTTGCCTCTCTTAGGATCGGCCTCTATGACACCGTCCAGGAGTTCTTCAGCGCAGGGAAAGAAA CAACAGCTGGTTTAGGAAGCAAGATCTCAGCTGGTCTAACGACTGGAGGAGTAGCAGTATTCATAGGGCAACCCACAGAGGTCGTGAAGGTCAGACTTCAAGCACAGAGCCATCTGCATGGTCTCAAACCCCGATACACCGGGACTTACAACGCTTACCGAATTATAGCAACAACGGAAGGCCTGACAGGCCTTTGGAAAG ggACTACTCCCAACCTGACGAGAAATGTCATCATCAATTGTACAGAGTTAGTTACATATGATCTAATGAAGGAGGCCCTCGTGAAAAACAAACTACTAGCAG ATGACCTACCCTGCCACTTTGTGTCAGCTCTCATCGCCGGATTTTGCACAACTGTTCTGTCCTCTCCAGTGGATGTGGTAAAAACCAGATTTGTTAATTCTCCACCAGGACAGTACACAAGTGTGCCCAACTGTGCAATTACAATGCTCACTAAAGAAGGACCACTGGCTTTTTTCAAAGG ATTTGTACCTTCCTTCTTGCGACTCGGATCCTGGAACGTCATTATGTTTGTGTGCTTTGAACAGCTGAAGCGGGAACTGATGAAGTCAAGGCAGACCATGGACTGTGCCACATAA